The sequence below is a genomic window from Deltaproteobacteria bacterium GWC2_55_46.
GCTCGCCAAGATGCCAGGCGATGCGATGGGCGGCATGACGGGCGGCGGGGGAATGGGTGGCATGATGGGCGACCGCCAGAGTGGCATGGGCGCAATGGGACAGTGCCCGCCATGCCCCATGATGGGTGGTAAGGGCATGAAGGGCGGCCATGCGAGAGGTGACGGCATGATGGCCCCCATTTTCGGCCACATGTATGGTAAAATGATGAAGGCGGTAAAGGGGCTCAATCTCAGCGCCGACCAGAGGGCCAGCGCGCGAGAGATACATATGAATTTCAAGAAACAGGCGATAAGGACAGGCGCTGAGATAAAGATAGCCGGGATAGAGCTCCACGAACTTCTCATGAGTGACCCTGTCAACATGGACAAGGTCAAGGGCAAGATAGGCGAGATACTATCGAAGAAGGCTGATCTCATGATGGCCGGTATCAAAAGCGTAGAGGACTTTAAAAAGCTCCTTACCACGGAGCAGAAGGGCAAGCTAAAAGATATGCTTTCGATGGATACCGGCATGGACGAAGAGATGGGCTCCGCCGGTGAGATGGCGAGCCAGGAAGATATGGAGATGGAGTAGAAGGGCCGAAGGTCTTTGGGCGGTTCTTTCGCTTACCAGGTAAGGCTGTTCAAAAAGCAGCCTGTCAGTCCACGAGAAAGGGGTGATGAAGATGACAAGGTACGCTCTCCCCAGGGTTGCCCATTGCAGTGAGGGGTGCCCAGGATGGTCCCGGGCATGACCCTTAAACTGCCCGCTTCTTTATTCCCCTTTCCATGGCAGGTGGCTTAAAAAGGCCCTCTGCGCCGCCGTCGCGGTCCCTTCCTATTTTTATCTTCCTCTTTACCTGATTTTTTAATAAAATAGATATATTTCGTAAGAGGGTATTCGTGTATGGGCATTGAGTGGAGCAGGAACCTTTCCACAGGGCTTGACTGGCAGGACAGGCATCACAAGGAGCTTTTCAAGCGCATAAACCGCCTGCTTGACGCCATGGCGGTCGGCTACGGAAAGGATGAGGTGAGGACTATCTTCGATTTTCTCGATGAGTACTTCGTTACCCATTTTGAGGCCGAAGAGCAGGCCATGGATAAATATCATTACCCGGGCATGGTGGCGCATCTTGCCGAGCATACGGGTTTCATAGACGAGATCGCCCGGCTTAGAAAAGAGTTCGAATCCGGCCCTTCTTCGGCGCTTGTAATAAAGGTCCAGCGCGAGGTCGTCGACTGGCTTATAAACCACATCGGAGAATTGGATAAGAGCCTCGGCTGTTTCCTTAAGGCTGCCGGGAGTGTTAAAAACTGACAGGCGTCATGTACGCCCCTTGCCGGACTTGTCGAAGGAAATGGCAAGCACCCCCGCTATAACAAGCCCCATACCCGCTAACTGCACCAAGTCCATCTCTTCCCCCAGGATGAGCCAGGCAAGAACGGCTGTAGATACAGGGCCGATGAAGCTTACGAGCGCCGCTTTCGACGCGCCTATCCTTTTTATCCCGAGGGCAAGCGTAAGCACGGGGATGAAGGTCGAGACCAATGCCAGCGCGGCGAGCAGGACCCATGCCCCCGGCTCTTCAGGCACGTACCTCCCGCGCCATTGGGCAAGGAAGGCGAAGGTGGCCGCGGTGGTGCCGTAAGCGGCTATCTTTACGCCTGATACACGCCTTGAGATAAC
It includes:
- a CDS encoding hemerythrin, translating into MGIEWSRNLSTGLDWQDRHHKELFKRINRLLDAMAVGYGKDEVRTIFDFLDEYFVTHFEAEEQAMDKYHYPGMVAHLAEHTGFIDEIARLRKEFESGPSSALVIKVQREVVDWLINHIGELDKSLGCFLKAAGSVKN